The Syntrophobacterales bacterium genome includes a window with the following:
- a CDS encoding NADH-quinone oxidoreductase subunit D gives MAESRTMTINMGPQHPATHGVLRVLVELDGENVAKSEPHIGYLHRGIEKLFETMTWRQGLPLTDRLDYTSGISNNLAYCLAVEKLLDIKIPPRAQYLRVMMAELQRIAAHLLWLGTHALDLGAMTVLFYTFRERETVLEILELATGARITPSFIRIGGLADDIPDDFLPRVTAFIEELPKRIDDYETLLTKNPIWKRRTMNVAAMSAEDCINYGVTGPVLRASGVNYDVRKAYPYSSYEDFDFEVPLGKNGDVYDRYLVRLIEMRQSGRIVKQAVERLPAGPVGAVDALQIVPPAKQDVQTDIASLIRHFKIMQEGFEPPPGEVYASIESSKGELGFYVVSDGSNKPCRVRIRPPSFINLAALPKMIDGVLVADIVAAIGSIDIVLGEIDR, from the coding sequence ATGGCTGAATCACGCACCATGACAATCAATATGGGACCGCAGCATCCTGCAACCCACGGCGTGCTGAGGGTGCTTGTGGAGCTTGACGGGGAGAACGTCGCCAAGTCGGAACCTCACATCGGGTATCTGCACCGGGGAATCGAGAAGCTCTTCGAAACGATGACCTGGCGTCAGGGACTGCCGCTCACGGACCGGCTGGACTACACCAGCGGCATCTCCAACAATCTCGCCTATTGCCTCGCAGTAGAAAAACTCCTTGACATCAAGATTCCCCCAAGAGCCCAGTATTTAAGGGTGATGATGGCCGAGCTGCAGCGAATCGCCGCTCATCTGCTGTGGCTGGGAACTCACGCCCTTGACCTCGGGGCCATGACTGTACTTTTCTATACATTCCGGGAACGGGAGACCGTCCTGGAGATCCTGGAACTGGCAACCGGCGCGCGCATAACGCCGAGTTTTATCCGCATCGGCGGGCTTGCCGACGACATTCCCGATGACTTTCTTCCCCGCGTGACGGCGTTCATCGAGGAATTGCCGAAACGGATCGATGATTACGAAACCCTGCTGACCAAAAACCCGATCTGGAAGCGGCGGACGATGAATGTCGCGGCGATGTCGGCAGAGGATTGCATCAACTACGGGGTGACCGGCCCGGTGCTGCGGGCCTCCGGCGTCAACTACGACGTCAGAAAGGCCTATCCCTATTCGAGTTACGAGGATTTCGACTTCGAAGTGCCGCTGGGGAAAAACGGCGACGTCTATGACCGCTATCTGGTAAGGCTCATCGAGATGCGTCAGTCAGGGCGGATCGTCAAGCAGGCCGTCGAGAGACTCCCCGCCGGCCCTGTCGGCGCCGTGGACGCGCTTCAGATCGTTCCCCCCGCCAAACAGGATGTGCAAACTGATATAGCGTCTCTCATCAGACACTTCAAGATCATGCAGGAGGGCTTTGAACCGCCTCCCGGAGAGGTTTATGCATCCATTGAATCATCGAAGGGCGAGCTGGGCTTTTACGTTGTCAGCGATGGCTCCAACAAACCCTGCCGGGTAAGGATAAGGCCGCCTTCCTTTATCAATCTCGCCGCCCTGCCGAAGATGATCGACGGGGTTCTGGTAGCGGATATTGTCGCCGCCATCGGCAGCATTGACATCGTTTTGGGTGAGATCGACCGGTAG
- a CDS encoding NADH-quinone oxidoreductase subunit B, translating into MGVEVAAPATVQEVINWARKNSIWPVTFGLACCALEMMVASSATYDISRFGAEVFRPSPRQTDLMIVAGTLTKKMAPILRRIYEQMPEPKWVIAYGACACSGGIFQSYSVVQGVDQIVPVDVYVPGCPPRPEGLLKAIIELQKKIAVEPAGQRNLVSLPWGNNG; encoded by the coding sequence ATGGGAGTAGAAGTTGCCGCGCCCGCCACTGTGCAAGAAGTTATCAACTGGGCAAGGAAAAATTCAATCTGGCCGGTTACGTTCGGGCTCGCTTGCTGCGCCCTCGAAATGATGGTTGCCAGTTCCGCCACCTATGACATCTCCCGCTTCGGCGCCGAGGTTTTTCGCCCCTCCCCCCGCCAGACGGACCTGATGATCGTCGCCGGAACACTAACCAAGAAGATGGCGCCGATTCTGAGGCGGATTTACGAACAGATGCCGGAGCCCAAGTGGGTCATAGCGTACGGCGCATGCGCCTGCAGCGGCGGGATATTTCAGTCCTACAGTGTTGTGCAGGGGGTCGATCAGATTGTCCCCGTCGATGTTTATGTGCCCGGCTGTCCGCCCCGCCCGGAGGGATTGCTGAAGGCAATAATCGAACTGCAGAAAAAGATAGCTGTGGAACCAGCCGGACAGAGAAATCTGGTCAGCTTGCCTTGGGGGAACAATGGATAG
- the nuoH gene encoding NADH-quinone oxidoreductase subunit NuoH produces MEPYYYTLESLIKIVVVVTILMLCVAYLTLVERKFLGYLQVRVGPNRVGPWGLLQPIADGIKSFVKEDIIPTNADKTVYVLAPMITFVTALSMFAVIPFGDSVTIWGREVKLVIADIDIGLLYIFALGTLGEYGIVLGGWASSNKYAVLGSLRAAAQMISYEVALGLILIGTIILAGSLRLTQIVEAQRDGWFILYQPFAFLLYVVAALAEINRTPFDMPESESELACGFNIEYSSMKFAMFMIAEYAHIVTVSALTITLFFGGWLGPFLPGPVWFIGKTFAMVFIFIWIRGTFPRMRYDHIMKLGWKFLFPAALANVVVTALIVALR; encoded by the coding sequence ATGGAACCTTACTACTACACCCTCGAATCTCTGATAAAAATCGTGGTGGTCGTGACCATCCTCATGCTGTGCGTCGCCTACCTGACCTTGGTCGAACGCAAGTTCCTCGGTTACCTTCAGGTCAGGGTCGGCCCCAACCGGGTAGGCCCCTGGGGCCTGCTGCAGCCGATCGCGGACGGGATAAAATCCTTTGTCAAAGAGGACATTATTCCCACAAACGCCGACAAGACGGTTTATGTGCTCGCCCCGATGATTACGTTCGTCACAGCCCTTTCGATGTTCGCCGTCATCCCTTTCGGCGACAGCGTAACCATCTGGGGCCGCGAAGTTAAACTGGTCATTGCCGACATTGACATCGGCCTTCTCTACATCTTCGCGCTGGGCACCCTGGGAGAGTACGGCATTGTCCTCGGCGGCTGGGCTTCGAGCAACAAGTACGCCGTATTGGGCTCGCTCCGGGCTGCGGCGCAGATGATCAGCTACGAGGTAGCCCTGGGGCTAATCCTCATCGGCACGATCATCCTTGCCGGTTCGCTCAGGCTGACGCAGATTGTCGAAGCGCAGAGGGATGGCTGGTTCATTCTCTACCAGCCGTTCGCGTTTCTGCTGTACGTTGTCGCGGCGCTGGCCGAGATCAACCGTACGCCGTTCGACATGCCGGAATCGGAAAGCGAGCTTGCCTGCGGCTTCAACATCGAGTACAGCTCCATGAAGTTCGCCATGTTCATGATCGCCGAGTACGCGCATATTGTCACGGTTTCCGCCCTGACGATTACCCTCTTCTTTGGCGGCTGGCTCGGCCCATTTCTGCCGGGCCCGGTGTGGTTCATCGGAAAAACATTTGCGATGGTGTTTATCTTCATCTGGATCAGGGGCACCTTCCCGCGGATGAGGTATGACCATATCATGAAGCTGGGCTGGAAGTTCCTTTTCCCGGCGGCGCTCGCCAATGTCGTCGTCACCGCTTTAATTGTAGCGCTTAGATAG
- a CDS encoding FAD-dependent oxidoreductase, producing the protein MADVIFSSWQDEVIDNRGVAADAKASAKTKLLDEFSPGEPIKAFLGWDGIVIRDADVDIVGMCARYARAVQSESCGKCFPCRVGTGIISDMLKKIAAGEGTHADIDKIKELAPSIRDGSKCSIGQTGLIPILHALQYFPRAFAEAIAGKKKSPDANYRYSVTAPCLSVCPSGLDIPAYIEEISEQRFTQSLATIRKSICLPGTLGRVCVRPCESSCRRANVDDSLSIKYLKRFVADYEIDTNRHQEIPTAAKSGKKVAIIGAGPAGVSCANYLIQMGHQATIFERHPEPGGMAAMGIPDYRLPRDILHREVELVQESGVEIRYNVQVGKDISFAKLREDYDAVFIGVGAQGSMPMGVEGEDQNYDGYIPGIKYLLDINLGRDPYPAGKKVVVVGGGNVAIDCVRSSFRIGKPDVNLVYRRSKAEMPADPVEIKDAEDEEVKFHYLCNPTKIIAQEGKVVGVELIRMELGEPDQSGRRRPVPVKGSEFVIDADIVIPAIGQQLDLSFLNEADGIKATKRNTVVVDPEIFETSQPGVFSAGDCVTGPDVLVRATGNGKRAAEKIDLYLKGEKAAPSANENFRNLFATLGVYNEKEHIGIIGGLHKSHLPMLDPLERKWNFAEVEDGYTTDVAIKEAARCLRCYRIGMIALG; encoded by the coding sequence ATGGCAGACGTAATTTTCAGTTCCTGGCAGGACGAAGTGATCGACAACCGCGGAGTCGCGGCGGACGCTAAGGCGTCTGCAAAGACCAAGCTTCTCGACGAATTCAGCCCGGGAGAGCCGATAAAAGCCTTCCTCGGCTGGGATGGAATCGTCATTCGCGATGCTGACGTTGACATTGTCGGCATGTGCGCCAGGTACGCCCGGGCCGTCCAGAGCGAATCCTGCGGCAAATGCTTTCCCTGCCGGGTAGGAACCGGCATCATCAGCGACATGTTAAAAAAGATAGCCGCCGGCGAAGGCACGCATGCGGATATCGATAAAATAAAGGAACTGGCGCCCTCGATCCGGGATGGTTCCAAGTGCTCCATCGGCCAGACCGGCCTGATTCCCATCCTGCACGCTCTCCAGTATTTTCCCCGGGCCTTTGCCGAGGCAATTGCCGGCAAGAAGAAGTCGCCGGACGCAAATTACCGCTATTCTGTCACCGCCCCCTGCCTGAGCGTCTGTCCGAGCGGGCTTGATATCCCCGCTTATATTGAGGAGATCAGCGAGCAGCGTTTCACCCAGTCGCTGGCCACCATCCGCAAGAGCATCTGCCTTCCCGGGACGTTGGGACGGGTTTGCGTGCGCCCCTGCGAATCAAGCTGCCGCCGGGCCAATGTGGATGACTCCCTGTCAATAAAATATCTGAAGCGGTTTGTCGCCGATTACGAAATAGACACGAACCGCCATCAGGAAATCCCCACCGCGGCAAAATCAGGCAAAAAGGTTGCAATAATCGGGGCCGGTCCCGCCGGCGTCTCCTGCGCCAACTATCTGATCCAGATGGGGCATCAGGCAACGATCTTTGAGCGGCACCCCGAGCCGGGCGGAATGGCGGCAATGGGAATCCCCGATTACCGCCTGCCGAGGGATATCCTTCATCGCGAGGTGGAACTGGTGCAGGAGTCGGGGGTGGAAATCCGCTATAATGTTCAGGTCGGCAAGGATATCTCCTTCGCCAAGCTTCGCGAGGATTACGATGCCGTCTTCATCGGCGTCGGCGCCCAGGGCAGCATGCCGATGGGGGTGGAAGGCGAGGATCAGAATTACGACGGTTATATCCCGGGTATAAAGTACCTGCTGGACATCAATCTCGGTCGCGATCCCTATCCGGCAGGCAAGAAAGTGGTCGTTGTCGGCGGCGGCAATGTGGCAATCGACTGCGTGCGCTCCTCCTTCCGCATCGGAAAGCCGGATGTAAACCTGGTTTACCGCCGTTCCAAGGCGGAAATGCCGGCTGATCCCGTGGAAATCAAGGATGCCGAGGATGAAGAGGTAAAATTCCACTACCTCTGCAACCCCACAAAAATCATTGCCCAAGAAGGAAAGGTTGTCGGGGTTGAGCTTATTCGGATGGAACTGGGCGAGCCTGACCAGAGCGGCCGGCGCAGGCCTGTTCCGGTAAAGGGTTCCGAGTTTGTTATTGATGCAGACATCGTCATTCCGGCAATCGGGCAGCAGCTTGATTTGTCATTCCTGAACGAAGCCGATGGCATAAAGGCCACAAAGCGCAACACCGTAGTTGTTGATCCCGAAATCTTTGAGACGTCGCAGCCAGGCGTTTTTTCCGCCGGCGACTGCGTCACTGGCCCGGACGTTTTGGTCAGGGCAACCGGCAACGGCAAGCGGGCCGCGGAAAAGATCGACCTCTATCTAAAAGGGGAGAAGGCGGCGCCCTCTGCGAACGAAAATTTCCGCAACCTCTTTGCCACGTTAGGCGTTTACAATGAAAAGGAACATATCGGTATAATCGGCGGGTTGCACAAGTCTCACCTGCCGATGCTTGACCCTCTGGAAAGAAAGTGGAACTTCGCCGAAGTGGAGGATGGTTACACAACGGATGTAGCCATAAAAGAGGCCGCCCGTTGTCTGCGCTGCTACAGAATAGGCATGATCGCCCTGGGATAA
- a CDS encoding NADH-quinone oxidoreductase subunit C, which translates to MDSRSAGNLLKEKFPQAVAGIEEFRGETTVTVEAPNLFEVMTFLRENTELAYDMLIDQAGVDFPGQSPRFTIAYLLHSMKFNNRLRIKIKVAADVAVDSVSAIWKAANWMERETAEMFGITFKNHPNPQHILLPDDFVGYPLRKDYDVKGPNFDQPFQVCLDE; encoded by the coding sequence ATGGATAGTCGCTCAGCCGGTAATCTGTTAAAGGAAAAATTCCCGCAGGCAGTCGCGGGAATCGAGGAGTTCAGGGGGGAAACAACCGTTACTGTTGAAGCGCCAAATCTCTTCGAGGTCATGACGTTTCTCCGGGAAAATACCGAGCTTGCCTATGACATGCTCATCGACCAGGCGGGGGTTGATTTTCCCGGCCAGAGTCCCCGTTTCACCATTGCCTACCTGCTGCACAGCATGAAGTTCAATAACAGGCTCCGGATAAAAATAAAAGTAGCCGCAGACGTTGCAGTTGATTCAGTCAGCGCTATCTGGAAGGCGGCAAACTGGATGGAACGCGAAACAGCGGAGATGTTCGGAATAACATTCAAAAATCATCCCAATCCGCAGCATATCTTATTGCCCGATGACTTTGTCGGCTACCCTTTACGGAAGGATTACGACGTCAAGGGGCCCAATTTCGATCAACCGTTCCAGGTCTGTTTGGACGAATAA
- a CDS encoding NADH-quinone oxidoreductase subunit J — MMGAISFKLIVFFVAALVVIVSSLLMTTRKNPIHSALWMILTFFAMAVIYLLLNAQFIAVAQVMVYAGAIMMLILFVIMMVSLDNGAQSEQKKISMNFTKKAAWSLAVIILLLELIFGALFYQTTAKIGSYPAEAVTSLGNAKTVGTLLYGQYLFPFEIASILLLVGIIGAVVLSRKSK; from the coding sequence ATGATGGGTGCAATAAGTTTCAAATTGATTGTTTTTTTCGTTGCGGCGCTTGTGGTTATCGTCTCGTCCCTACTGATGACGACAAGAAAAAATCCCATCCACAGCGCCCTGTGGATGATCCTGACCTTCTTCGCGATGGCCGTCATTTACCTGCTTCTGAATGCCCAGTTCATCGCGGTGGCGCAGGTTATGGTTTATGCCGGCGCGATCATGATGCTGATCCTCTTTGTCATCATGATGGTCAGCCTCGATAACGGCGCGCAGAGCGAACAGAAAAAAATATCCATGAACTTCACGAAAAAGGCAGCCTGGTCATTGGCGGTGATAATTCTTCTGCTCGAACTGATCTTCGGCGCCCTTTTTTATCAGACCACAGCGAAAATCGGCTCTTACCCGGCAGAGGCGGTGACCAGCCTGGGAAACGCAAAAACAGTCGGAACCCTGCTTTACGGTCAGTACCTTTTCCCGTTCGAGATCGCCTCGATTCTTCTACTGGTAGGGATTATCGGGGCCGTTGTTCTTTCCCGGAAAAGCAAATGA
- the nuoK gene encoding NADH-quinone oxidoreductase subunit NuoK yields the protein MLQEIPASYCYILSAIVFVIGAIGAITRKNAIVIFMSIELMLNAVNLVFISSGNAFSSMDGSVFVFFVMTVAAVEAAVGLAIFVMLFRIKGAVNADEASLLKG from the coding sequence ATGTTGCAGGAAATTCCAGCAAGTTACTGTTACATCTTAAGCGCCATCGTCTTTGTAATCGGGGCAATCGGCGCCATTACCCGCAAAAACGCGATCGTCATTTTCATGTCGATAGAGCTGATGCTCAACGCCGTCAACCTGGTTTTCATCTCCTCCGGCAATGCCTTTTCCTCAATGGACGGCTCGGTGTTTGTTTTTTTCGTGATGACGGTAGCTGCCGTCGAGGCAGCGGTTGGTCTGGCCATTTTTGTAATGCTCTTCCGGATCAAGGGCGCCGTCAATGCTGATGAGGCAAGCCTCCTGAAGGGCTGA
- the nuoI gene encoding NADH-quinone oxidoreductase subunit NuoI yields the protein MIIPLLKGLKLTLKVFFSKSVTIRYPEEKRAVSPRWRGMHYFEKNDQGETACVACGLCVAVCPSHCIKLEIREREDGTRYPGSYDIDALRCVFCGFCQEACPVNAIRLGGDYEFIHYSRADFKLTKESLLSAKRIG from the coding sequence ATGATAATTCCGTTGCTGAAAGGTCTCAAGTTAACGTTAAAGGTCTTTTTCTCGAAGTCGGTGACGATCCGCTACCCGGAAGAGAAAAGGGCTGTCTCGCCGCGCTGGCGGGGCATGCACTATTTCGAAAAGAACGATCAGGGAGAAACGGCGTGCGTCGCCTGCGGCCTGTGCGTCGCCGTCTGCCCTTCTCACTGCATCAAGCTGGAAATCAGGGAGCGGGAGGATGGCACGCGCTACCCGGGGAGCTATGATATTGACGCCCTGCGGTGCGTCTTTTGCGGATTCTGCCAGGAGGCGTGTCCGGTAAACGCGATCAGACTGGGCGGGGATTACGAATTCATACACTATTCACGGGCTGATTTTAAACTGACGAAAGAGAGCCTGCTTTCCGCAAAAAGGATAGGATGA
- a CDS encoding molybdopterin-dependent oxidoreductase, with amino-acid sequence MISLIIDGKEVFTEEGKTILEAARASGIYIPTFCFHEKLSPIGSCRLCLVEVDGCDKPMTACTTPALAGIKVTTQSDKLLRMRRQFLQLILTSHPLDCPQCDKGGECQLQNISYEHKIEKAEYEAVRKEHREEYATPLIRYWEARCVLCGRCFNACREVSGRAAIDIVGNGFEARIAASNAGDCISCGECLSVCPVGALTEKLSPVKARTWQSQRVETTCPHCGFGCQLTLNVLDGKIITKVVTEKNLPPNHDSLCVRGRFGYDFVNSDQRLREPSQGNQKKTLTKEEALSYTAENMKKLSAEGKGVGFIVSPRATNEELFLISQIASTLKNSRIASAAVYHTGKIASAFARMGISPVYDYEKIKSCKTIVVAGADLLINNHLLANKVREAVKLTGARIVSIDPLDNSLARIASAHLQPLPGSDAGVFNALSARLLKDGKHDKAAEAFAGFAELKQSLSGISAEALQTPAGVDAGLLDKAYQLIADADSVCVIFASGITDNEASLTALLNFCLLKGLPERGLVMATALQANALGAVSLLKEMAAPDSLLDDSGISGIFLYEDDPFQYLNGKMVKKSLARQEFVAVCDILPTRVMEGASIVIPSAGFAEKDGSFISGNGAVSTVHKACSGPSAGFDFLSSLLGLLGGKSYENSPSVTAEIRQTGLFAKGGDGVETLAVKTDKPAFAKFGSGEANQPAHKETGRYKLILRDLFMNHQLADVTVYGEGVGQTQTDLLRISPEDAAELNVSTGDVVALAGDAGAATSPVVVKKGIRKGSLECILFSKHVEMISLFARPAKVNDVTVKKA; translated from the coding sequence ATGATTAGCTTGATTATAGATGGAAAAGAAGTTTTTACCGAGGAGGGGAAGACGATCCTCGAGGCGGCTCGCGCAAGCGGCATCTACATACCTACCTTCTGTTTTCATGAAAAGCTCTCTCCCATCGGCTCCTGCCGCCTTTGCCTCGTCGAGGTGGACGGCTGCGACAAGCCGATGACCGCCTGTACAACCCCCGCGCTTGCCGGCATCAAGGTTACGACCCAATCCGATAAGCTTCTCCGAATGAGGCGGCAGTTTTTGCAACTGATCCTCACCTCGCACCCGCTCGACTGCCCCCAGTGCGACAAGGGCGGGGAATGTCAGCTTCAGAACATCTCCTATGAACATAAAATCGAAAAAGCCGAGTACGAAGCCGTTCGCAAGGAGCACCGGGAAGAATACGCGACGCCGCTTATCCGCTACTGGGAGGCGCGGTGCGTCCTGTGCGGCCGCTGCTTCAACGCCTGCCGGGAGGTATCGGGACGGGCGGCAATCGATATCGTCGGGAACGGCTTTGAAGCGAGGATCGCGGCCAGCAACGCGGGCGACTGCATCTCCTGCGGGGAGTGCCTCTCGGTCTGTCCGGTCGGCGCCCTGACCGAAAAACTGAGCCCCGTTAAAGCAAGAACATGGCAAAGCCAGCGGGTTGAGACAACCTGTCCCCACTGCGGCTTTGGCTGTCAGTTGACATTGAACGTCCTGGACGGAAAGATCATAACCAAGGTCGTAACCGAGAAAAACCTCCCGCCCAATCACGATTCGCTTTGCGTAAGAGGGCGTTTTGGTTATGATTTCGTCAACAGCGACCAGCGGCTCCGGGAACCCTCGCAGGGCAATCAGAAAAAGACGCTCACCAAAGAAGAGGCGTTGAGCTATACAGCGGAAAACATGAAGAAACTCTCTGCGGAAGGCAAGGGCGTCGGGTTTATCGTTTCTCCCCGGGCCACCAACGAAGAGCTGTTTCTCATCTCCCAAATCGCCTCTACGCTCAAAAATTCCCGGATCGCTTCGGCTGCGGTTTATCATACCGGGAAAATCGCCTCCGCCTTTGCGCGCATGGGGATAAGCCCGGTTTATGATTACGAAAAGATCAAGAGCTGCAAAACAATCGTCGTTGCCGGCGCCGATTTGCTGATCAACAACCATCTGCTCGCCAACAAGGTCAGAGAGGCGGTAAAATTGACCGGCGCCCGGATTGTGAGCATCGACCCCCTTGACAATTCGCTCGCCCGCATTGCCAGCGCCCATCTGCAACCGCTTCCGGGGAGTGACGCCGGGGTTTTCAACGCACTTTCCGCCCGGCTCCTCAAGGACGGCAAACACGATAAAGCTGCCGAAGCATTTGCCGGTTTTGCAGAATTAAAACAGTCGCTTTCCGGGATTTCGGCAGAAGCATTGCAGACCCCGGCCGGCGTCGACGCCGGCCTGCTCGATAAGGCGTATCAGCTTATTGCCGATGCCGACAGCGTCTGTGTAATTTTCGCCTCCGGGATCACCGACAATGAGGCGAGTCTGACTGCGCTTTTGAATTTCTGCCTGCTGAAGGGCCTCCCGGAACGGGGACTCGTCATGGCGACAGCCCTTCAGGCAAACGCCCTCGGCGCCGTTTCGCTGCTGAAGGAAATGGCCGCCCCGGACAGTCTCCTGGACGATTCCGGCATCTCCGGAATCTTTCTCTATGAAGACGACCCCTTCCAGTATCTGAACGGCAAAATGGTGAAAAAATCCCTCGCCCGGCAAGAGTTTGTAGCCGTTTGCGATATATTGCCGACCAGGGTTATGGAGGGCGCCAGCATCGTCATCCCTTCCGCCGGCTTTGCCGAAAAGGATGGCTCCTTCATCTCGGGAAACGGCGCCGTAAGCACTGTGCATAAGGCTTGCAGCGGGCCCTCCGCCGGGTTTGACTTCTTAAGCAGCCTGCTGGGGCTGCTGGGCGGGAAGAGTTATGAGAATTCCCCAAGCGTTACCGCGGAAATTCGCCAAACCGGTCTGTTTGCAAAAGGTGGGGACGGGGTTGAAACGCTGGCTGTAAAAACCGACAAACCGGCCTTTGCCAAATTTGGCAGTGGAGAGGCCAACCAGCCTGCTCATAAAGAAACCGGCAGGTACAAGCTGATCCTCCGCGATCTGTTCATGAATCACCAGCTTGCCGACGTGACGGTTTATGGAGAAGGCGTTGGGCAAACTCAGACCGATCTGTTGCGGATCTCCCCCGAGGATGCAGCGGAACTGAATGTTTCGACCGGAGATGTCGTCGCGCTCGCGGGCGACGCCGGGGCAGCGACCAGCCCGGTTGTCGTCAAAAAGGGCATCCGGAAGGGTTCGCTGGAGTGCATTCTTTTCAGTAAACATGTTGAAATGATTTCCCTCTTTGCGCGACCGGCCAAGGTAAACGATGTTACCGTAAAAAAGGCTTGA